A genomic region of Trifolium pratense cultivar HEN17-A07 linkage group LG3, ARS_RC_1.1, whole genome shotgun sequence contains the following coding sequences:
- the LOC123916803 gene encoding probable cysteine desulfurase translates to MLSNIFAELCIAPNKIKANKKVNNVSSDETYLDLCNFSESLKSFKVLFETTLPCNESVEEKLCWIRSEIIGNDVEFNSPFGKRKLVYADHTASGRSLHFIENFIAKHLLPFYGNTHTCESYVGNKTTKMVHEATEYIKKCLGGGEDDALMLCGSGATSAIKRLQEVMGIVVPSILRERMLKCLDEEERWVVFVGPYEHHSNLLSWRQSLAEVVEIGLDDKGLLDMEALKLRLEAYKDTNRPLLGSFSACSNVTGIYTDTRAIAKLLHQYNGFACFDFAASGPYVEIDMRSGQIDGYDAVFISPHKFLGGPSSPGVLLMNKALYRLGSSPPSTCGGGTVNYVNGFDEKDTLYMEDIEERENGGTPPIIQTMRAALAFWVKEYINYEEIEKREQLYINKALKRLMPNPNIEILGNISTKRQAILSFVIYSTTNITKILSGSFVATLLNDLFGIQARGGCACAGPYGHDLLNINESQSLAVRSAIQKGYIGVKPGWTRVSFPYYMGEEDFEFILAAIEFVATYGQRFLSLYKFDLKNGSWKIKKQKLEILLNENKFYMRETREKANNNYFKARSDCNVGTKQVGILRRKSLLEAKCIANRLPKFLSERIHPDVDPSVLHFIV, encoded by the exons ATGTTATCAAATATATTTGCAGAGCTATGTATAGCTCCAAACAAAATCAAGGCCAATAAGAAGGTCAATAATGTTTCATCTGATGAAACATATCTTGATCTTTGCAATTTCTCAGAGTCTTTGAAGTCCTTTAAAGTGTTATTCGAGACAACACTTCCATGTAATGAATCTGTGGAAGAAAAACTATGTTGGATTCGGTCAGAAATCATAGGCAACGATGTAGAATTCAACTCTCCATTTGGTAAACGAAAACTTGTCTATGCTGATCACACAGCTTCTGGTCGCAGTCTTCATTTCATTGAAAACTTCATCGCCAAACATCTTCTTCCTTTCTACG GAAATACCCATACTTGTGAGAGTTATGTTGGAAACAAGACAACAAAAATGGTACATGAAGCAACCGAATATATTAAGAAATGTTTAGGTGGCGGGGAAGATGACGCCCTTATGTTATGTGGCTCGGGCGCAACCTCAGCCATCAAGAGACTTCAAGAAGTTATGGGAATCGTCGTGCCTTCTATTTTGAGGGAAAGAATGTTGAAGTGTCTTGACGAAGAAGAAAGATGGGTGGTTTTTGTCGGACCTTATgagcatcattcaaatttactTTCTTGGAGGCAGAGTTTGGCTGAGGTTGTAGAGATTGGTCTAGATGATAAAGGGCTGCTCGACATGGAAGCTCTAAAGCTACGGCTTGAAGCCTATAAAGATACGAATCGACCCTTGTTGGGATCTTTCTCAGCTTGTAGTAATGTCACTGGAATTTACACAGATACACGAGCAATTGCTAAGCTTCTTCATCAATACAATGGATTTGCATGCTTTGATTTTGCAGCAAG tgGTCCATATGTGGAGATTGATATGAGGTCAGGGCAGATTGATGGGTATGATGCTGTGTTCATCAGCCCACATAAGTTTCTTGGTGGACCTAGCTCTCCAGGAGTGCTATTAATGAACAAAGCCTTGTATAGGTTGGGATCTTCACCTCCATCTACTTGTGGAGGTGGAACTGTTAATTATGTCAATGGCTTCGACGAAAAG GATACATTATACATGGAGGACATAGAGGAAAGAGAAAATGGGGGCACACCTCCAATAATCCAAACAATGAGAGCAGCATTGGCATTTTGGGTGAAAGAATACATCAACTATGAAGAGATTGAAAAAAGGGAACAACTCTACATTAACAAAGCACTTAAGAGACTCATGCCTAATCCAAACATTGAGATTTTAGGGAACATAAGCACCAAAAGACaagctattttatcatttgTGATCTATTCTACCACCAATATAACTAAGATACTTAGTGGCTCTTTTGTTGCAACATTGTTAAATGATCTATTTGGCATTCAAGCTAGAGGTGGATGTGCTTGTGCTGGACCTTATGGCCATGATTTGCTTAATATCAATGAATCTCAATCTCTAGCCGTTAGATCGGCAATTCAAAAG GGTTACATTGGTGTGAAACCCGGATGGACGAGAGTTAGTTTTCCTTATTACATGGGTGAAGAGGACTTCGAGTTCATTTTAGCTGCCATAGAGTTTGTAGCAACCTATGGCCAACGATTCCTTTCACTATAcaaatttgatttgaaaaatggAAGCTGGaaaattaagaaacaaaaacTTGAGATTCTActcaatgaaaataaattttacatgAGAGAAACTAGAGAGAAAGCaaacaataattatttcaaAGCAAGAAGTGATTGTAATGTTGGAACCAAACAAGTTGGGATATTGAGAAGAAAATCATTATTAGAAGCTAAATGTATTGCTAATCGCCTCCCTAAATTCCTTTCTGAAAGGATCCATCCAGATGTAGATCCTAGTGTCCTCCATTTTATAGTTTAG